The region tgtgcgtcctgcatgtgtgtgtgtgtgcatgcatgcctgtgtgtagggcctgtgtgtgtgcgcgcgtgcatgCTTGTGTgaaggggctgtgtgtgtgcgtgcatgcttGTGTgaaggggctgtgtgtgtgcgtgtgtgcttgtgtgtaggGGCTGTGTGTGCATATGCGTGCGTGCTTGTGTgaaggggctgtgtgtgtgcatgcgtgcttGTGTGTAGGGGCTGTGTGTGCGTGCTTGTGTgtaggggctgtgtgtgtgtgcgtgcttgTGTGAAGgggctgtgtgtgcgtgtgttctTGTGTGAAGGGGCTATGTGCGTGTGTGCGCTTGTGTGCAGGGGCTGTGTATGTGCTTGTGTGTAGGTGCTGTATGTGCATGTGCGTGCATGCTTGTGTGtaggggctgtgtgtgtgcatgtgtgtgtgtaggggctgtgtgtgtgtgtgtgtgtctgtgtgtgtagggGCTCACCGGAGCTCTCCTCTTCTGACTCTGTCTGGCTGCCGCTCCGCTCctcctcactctcttcctcctccccattcATCTCAGCAGCAGAATCACCCTCTGCTTCCATCTCTTCTGTGTCTTTGCTTGGAGGCTGGACAGGCATCTGGACTCTGGGAGAAGGAATGGAGCTATCACTTATGGCTGCTCACAGCTCAGAGGGGGAAAGAGGCAGCAGGGAGCTGAACACAACTCGATCCCAGATGGGGAAAGCCAGGGAAGTAACTGGCCTGGCCACACCTTGAGCACAAACTGGGTGACAAGGGTGCAAATGGCCATCTGCACCTCTCACAGAAGGCTGGGAGCTGTGGAACTGCTCCCGCTCTTGGATGTCACTGGTGATCCTAATCCTAGGAATACTGGCCAAAGCTGTGATCCACAGAAAGGAAAGGCCCAGGGGGCACTCTCCACTGCCTTTGCAACTGGACctaaatttcttattattttttgagacagagtctcgctctgttgacaggctggagtgcagtggcacgatctcagctcactgcaacctcctcctcctgggttcaagcgattctcctgcctcagcctcctgagtagtgagattacaggcacccgcaccACACCCGAACTGGACCTAAATTTCTAACTGGGGCTTTCAAGGTCTTTCCCAGACTGGACTTGACCTACCGGTCCAGCTCCTTCATCCCACCATATAATGGCTAGTGCTTGCACTTCCACTATCCGCCCTCTGCCtcagctgttccttctgcctataATGCCCTCGGCTTCTCTTCCAGATAATGTTACAATCTCCTTGTCTTTCATTGTGCTCTGGGTCAAATCCCATCTCCTTCTGCTTCCTCTTGGACCACAGGTCATCAGTGCTCCCCTCTCTTTTCTGTGTCTTCAGCTTCTAACTCTTAGCAACCTCCTTCCCATGAAACTTTGGATGTGCTTGGGTATTTCCTAGCATTaacaaaacacagaaacacaaaacctCACCCATTCCACCTAACTGCTCGGTTTGCCACTTCACAGTTACACTTTTCAAGGTCTCATGAACACTGGCTGTTCCTACTTTCACCTCCCACTTGTTCGATGTCCTCAATCTCAGCTGAAACTGATCCCGTAGCATTAACCAATGACTTCCTTGTGGCTAATGCCAATATTTTTCAGTGCTTATTTTAATTGTCTGCTCGGCAACATTGAACACTGGTAAGCATTCCTTCTTTTACTGACTCATCTAACATGTATTGAACATCTAACATACGCTAGGTACCGTCAGACGCTATGGTATGCAGGCGCCCAAGTGTGACTGTCTTTGACCTCACGGAGTTTACAAGTTCCTGGGAGACAGGGGCAAAGGAGCACACTATAACCAAGATAGGAGGAGAGTTAAGACCAGGGGCATAAGGGAGGGGTATATAACCAGGACCTGGAGCCCGATGCAGCAGGGAGGCTTCCAGACAAAGATGGACCAGCTGGGTGAGCTGCACTTATTGAGGGAACATTCCAGGTAGAGTCAGTAGCAAACACCCAGAAATAAGAGAAGGAAAGCAGCTGGGGGAACATGGGTCTAAGTCTCAGTGAGAAATCTGAGCTGCAGGGATTTGGTCGTCAGCATACAGCAAGTTCTTCATGCCACAGGAGAAGGTGCAACCAGCAAGGCACAATGTGTGCGATCAGAAGACGCCCAGGGTCACCAAAGGGGCAGATGAGGAGACCCCTACAAAGGAGGAGGCAAAACCCGAAGTCGTGGAGAAAGAGAGTTTTAGAAGAAAGCCAAGTACTGCCAAGTAGTAATTGCACTGATAGTGCCAAGTACTGCCAAGAGATCAcctaagaagaagaaaacagtccTCTCAGCAGATAATCTCTCAACCCCCTGCAGGCTTCTATTTTATTGTGTTCTTCCAACTTCTCTGGACACTGCTTTGTAGTCCTTTAGAACAGTGCAGACACCACTCCCTCCAGGAAGCTTTGTTTATATCTATTTGCCTGTTCTCATATTTGTCCCCGCAATCAGTCTATGAGTCTCACTAGGGCAGGGGCTGCACATGTAACTTATTTACCCAGCACAGTGCTGGTTCACTTGATGACTGGAGGATTTGCAAatacaaatttaacaaaaataatttttgtgagACAGACATTAGTTTTTACTTTTCGGTAGTCCCAGGTCCCTGTAATGGTAGCAAACTTTCCTTGACACCAGTTCAAGTTGTGTATAGTAAGCCTGGCCTAGGTGAATGTTTAGTCATATTCCTCAACAATTTCACTAATGACCTGCACCTGACTTGAAAGGCTCGGTTCTCTAAACCAGCTTCATCTTTCCCGTTATCAAGCCTCAGTTCCCAACATTTGCAATGCCTCTTCACTGTTAGGATATTCACTTTGTAGGACGCAGCTTAAATCTATCTCTTCCAGAAGCCTTTCTTTCCTCCCCCTGGTTCTGATTATGAGTGAGTTAAGTCACAACCTTCCCACCTTACCCCGGGTGCAAAAAGCGGATAACCATTCCTGCTCTGAGTGTTGAGGAGCTCACAGGTGGTAAGGGATGGAAAAGCACACTGTAAAGCGCTGTACACaggcaattttatcttttcagaatGGCAGCTCCTCCGGGGCAGGCCCCTAGGGAAGGCAGACCCTCCCCACTCTCGCAGAGGTCAATCCAGCTTCTCGCAGCGCCCAGGGGGCCTCCCGCTCCCTTCTAGATGCGCCGGAGCGGGCCGGAATATCACTGGCTCGCCCGCAGCCCAGCACGCGTCAGGCCGATTAAATCTCTGCTTCGGCCTCGGAGGAGGAGGCTGTGCCGGCCCTGCTCGACTAACCGGAGAGGCCGAACCAAAAGCCATGCATGACGATACGCACCGCGGGGACTGGAGCCTCTGGCCTCACGACGGAGATTCCCTGAGAGCTGCCCGTGGTTGCCGGTGCCGGCTGCTGCCGCCGGACTCCCGTAGGCGCTGCGCGGCTCCCTTTtcttcgggaggcagagcctaTCGGTGTTTCCGTGTGCGTCATCAGGAGGCGACCGTCGGGGATGCTCACAGTTGGACAGTTTGGTCCCGAGGCATGCTGGGATACCGCGGGCCGGTCTCCATAGTAACTGGCCGACATTCGCGCAGGCCTTCGGCCTGCAGGGAAGGCCCTGATGTTTCAGTGCTTTGCAGACGGTGCCCTTCGTCCGCGGCCATCTCCCCACGGCGTGCAAGGGGAGAAGCCGGCCCcgatccccccacccccagctcaggAGAGTAACGGAGCCAGCTGTGGGTGTGAACACGCATTTATTTACACATTGTCATCGGTAGGCACATACCCAGCCCAGCCTGTTGAAGGGACAGATCTCAGGCTGTCACCCATGGAACCTGCAGACCCTTCCCTCCTCCAGAACCCTTGAAGGCGAAGGCCTGAGAGAACCAGGAATTTTAGGCTTCTGTTCAAGAGCTAAGAACTAAATTTTATGCCTTCATCTGATTTCTTTCCAAAAAGTCCATTTCATTAAGTATTCAGACTTCTTAGCTCCATCCCATTCATACTTTTTGCTTTCCTACTACCCACCCAAGAttgttaataataacaataattataacaacaataataatactgCGATAATATTAATACTTCACATTTGTACGAAGCTTACAGAATGTTTTCACATATAGCATCTCATCTGAGCCTCCCAACAGTTCCATGAGGTAGGTATTCTCACCTCCCTTTTTACACACAGGgtaaccgaggctcagagaggtaacgGGATTtactcaaggccacacagctagttagtggtAAAGCTAGGAATCGATCCCAGCACCCCATATCCAAGTCCAGTGTTTCAACACCACAGCTACCTCTGTAAAGTGGAGCGACATTTCTTACCCCAGTCAGGCCTAAATGGTGGCCTGAGGAGCCAAGAGGCTGACTTCTCAGATTAGGGGAGGGAAGGGCTCAGCAGCGTCGGGGAGAGTTGGGGTACTTGGCCTTCAACTCCTGTTTGAACTGGCGATATAGGATCTTATTGTGCTGATTTTCAGCCTCCTTTTGGGGATGGAACTTCAACGCTTCTTTGAAGCCCTTATGAACCAAGAAACCTTCGTTCAGGACCTCAAAATCAAACCCCGCCACATGCAGCTCGCAGGCCTGCAGTAGGAAAGACAGGTTAGCAAAGTTTGATGACATTGACAGGGCTGAGACTGACTTCCCTAAAGCCACAGTCCAGCGTCTTCACCCCTCTGGAAGTATCCTGGATCTTCCACACCATCCACCCACCTCCTGAACTATGATCCCTCCTGCTTCATTGCCTCCTTTCCATCCAGGGCCACTCCTCATAACTCCCTGATCCCACCACTCCTCCTGCCCCATTACCCCTGCCCTCTCCCTTATGAGCACCTGGCTGATTCGGTTGAAGCCGTACTGCCGAAAGCGCTCGTCGAAGGTGGGCACCTTGCCTCCTGCCACGTAGAATGGCTCCCAGGGGTCCTGCCAAGGTACCACGTAGGCGGGCCGCAGCAAGCTCTCTTCCGGCAGGTTGACCCAGCGGGAATAGTTGGTGGGTGCCTGGCAGGGGGTGCACAACCCATAATAGAAGGGCCGCACCTCGCCAACCTGGTAGAGCTGCACCAGCTCGTTTTTGTTCATGGGCATGCGGCGGGCTCGTCGGATCTCGAAGGCAGGCACCACCAGCGCGGTGCCTCCCCACTGGTTGCTCTGATCCAGCATTTCCCGCAGGCCTCTCCACAGCCCCTCGCTGGGCACCATGTCCACATCGATCACCAGGGCATAGTTGGCCCCCTCACGAGCCAGATTCCTCAGCAGGTTATTGGGGTAGGAGACATTGGTGCCCAGCGCATAATTAATCCCGGGCTGGGCCACCCTGGCTAGCTTGTCAAAGACCTCCTGGCAGGACCGCAGCAGGGCAAACTCCCCCGGCTCCCGGGGGTCGGGCACGGCTGCCTCGTAACGCGAGGGGCACACGAGGTGCATGGCAACCCTGGCGCGCATGTCGGGGCAGTGGCTGCTCAGCGCGTAGGCCAGCACCGTGGCCAGCTGCGCCTCCTCCTTGGTGGCCGCGAACACCGACACGGACAGCGGGCCCTCCCAGCGCTCCAGCAGACCCGACAGGTGCAGCAGGTTGTCCACGCTGGCGTGAGTGGCCAGGATCACATCGTTGGGATCCATGGTGGTCTTCAGCAGGCCCCTGTAGACGCGGTAATCGCCGCTAGCGTCCAGGACGCCTCCAGAGGCCAGCGCGGTGCGGAGCTGCGCCTTGACCTGGTCCACGGACCGTGGGGACGGGGGAAAGAACTCAAAATATTGGTCTTGCTCCTCCTGCCCGTGCAGTCCGGACAGCAGCGACAGGTAGAGCAGCTGCAGCATCGCCACCAGCATGAGCGCGGCCAGCAGCAGCTGGTAGAAGGCGCACCGGATGGCGTAGGACATCTGCATGGCTCTCGGGGCTCGGGGCGCGCAGCAACGACCACCCGGCCACAGACTACGCCAGCGGCCGCAAGCCCGGATTTACCGCAGCCTGCCGAGCGCAGCCGAGGCGAGCCGAGGCCAGCCGAGCCCCGAGcgccgccccgcccgccgccgccgccgccgcccgccgccgccgcccgccgcccgccgcccgccgcccgccaccgcccccagcccccGGCGCGGCGGCTCGCCCCCTACGAGGGAGGAGGAGCCACGGCCCCGCCGCTCGGCCGCGCGCCGTGCAGACGCCCCGCCCGCCCGGGCCCCGCCGGCTTCCCGGGACGCACTCCTCTCTCTCCCCGCCGGCGCGCGCACCCTGGACCGAGCGCGCGCTCGGCCGGACTCGGAGGGAAACCGCGGCAGAGCTCGGCTGCAGCGTGGTAAAGGATGGCGCGGGCTCAGCAGAAAGGAAATCAAAACGCTCCCTTCCTTCCGCGGCTTCTTCTTTCCCTGTGTCCGAAGAGGTCTGCGTTGCGACATAC is a window of Gorilla gorilla gorilla isolate KB3781 chromosome 9, NHGRI_mGorGor1-v2.1_pri, whole genome shotgun sequence DNA encoding:
- the B4GAT1 gene encoding beta-1,4-glucuronyltransferase 1, with protein sequence MQMSYAIRCAFYQLLLAALMLVAMLQLLYLSLLSGLHGQEEQDQYFEFFPPSPRSVDQVKAQLRTALASGGVLDASGDYRVYRGLLKTTMDPNDVILATHASVDNLLHLSGLLERWEGPLSVSVFAATKEEAQLATVLAYALSSHCPDMRARVAMHLVCPSRYEAAVPDPREPGEFALLRSCQEVFDKLARVAQPGINYALGTNVSYPNNLLRNLAREGANYALVIDVDMVPSEGLWRGLREMLDQSNQWGGTALVVPAFEIRRARRMPMNKNELVQLYQVGEVRPFYYGLCTPCQAPTNYSRWVNLPEESLLRPAYVVPWQDPWEPFYVAGGKVPTFDERFRQYGFNRISQACELHVAGFDFEVLNEGFLVHKGFKEALKFHPQKEAENQHNKILYRQFKQELKAKYPNSPRRC